One window from the genome of Nitrospiria bacterium encodes:
- the gatB gene encoding Asp-tRNA(Asn)/Glu-tRNA(Gln) amidotransferase subunit GatB, with product MKYEVVVGLEVHAQLKTASKIFCGCSTKFGAAPNTQTCPICLGMPGVLPVLNRRVLEMAVKTGLALHGRIAPYSRFARKNYFYPDLPKGYQISQYELPLCEHGYLEVAVNDRIKRIGIRRIHMEEDAGKNLHEGLDAASHVDLNRAGVPLLEIVSEPDIRSIDEAVAYLRALRDILVYLDVCDGNMEEGSLRCEPNLSLRPVGQKEFGTRVELKNINSFRFVQKAMEYELRRQEKVLREGGRIVQETRLWNTEKEITVVMRGKEEAHDYRYFPEPDLVPLVIPADLIEEVRKTLPELPDAKRERFVRDYGIPVYDAEVLTTSKDLAHYFEACVGAYPQPKTVSNWIMTELLRELKNSGREITDCPILPDRLAGLLKMIDAGTISGKIAKTVFEEMYRTGRPAEAIVKEKGLVQISDEGALEALIDEVLQAHPNERDAYRQGKSQLLGFFVGQVMKRSQGKANPGKVNELLKKKLSED from the coding sequence GTGAAATACGAAGTCGTCGTCGGCCTGGAAGTCCACGCGCAGCTCAAGACGGCCTCCAAGATTTTCTGCGGCTGCAGCACCAAATTCGGGGCGGCCCCCAATACGCAGACCTGCCCCATCTGCCTGGGGATGCCCGGAGTGCTGCCTGTTCTCAATCGCCGCGTCCTGGAGATGGCCGTCAAGACCGGCCTGGCCCTGCACGGCCGGATCGCTCCCTACAGCCGCTTCGCCCGGAAAAATTATTTCTACCCCGACCTGCCCAAGGGATATCAAATCTCGCAGTACGAGCTGCCGTTGTGCGAGCACGGCTATCTGGAGGTGGCCGTCAACGACCGGATCAAGCGCATCGGAATTCGCCGGATTCACATGGAGGAAGATGCGGGAAAGAATCTTCACGAGGGCCTGGACGCCGCCAGTCATGTGGATCTCAATCGCGCCGGCGTGCCGCTGCTCGAGATCGTGAGCGAGCCCGACATCCGGTCGATCGATGAAGCCGTGGCCTATCTCCGGGCCCTTCGGGACATCCTGGTGTACCTGGACGTCTGCGATGGAAACATGGAGGAGGGGAGCCTGCGCTGCGAGCCCAACCTGTCGCTGAGACCGGTGGGACAAAAGGAGTTCGGGACCCGCGTCGAGTTGAAAAATATCAACTCATTCCGGTTCGTCCAGAAGGCGATGGAGTACGAACTTCGTCGCCAGGAGAAGGTCCTGCGCGAAGGCGGACGGATCGTTCAGGAGACCCGGCTCTGGAACACCGAGAAAGAGATCACGGTCGTGATGCGCGGCAAGGAAGAAGCCCATGACTACCGTTATTTCCCAGAACCGGATCTCGTCCCGCTGGTGATCCCCGCCGATCTGATCGAGGAGGTCCGCAAGACGCTTCCGGAGCTCCCGGACGCCAAGCGCGAACGGTTCGTCCGAGACTACGGAATCCCGGTTTACGACGCCGAGGTCCTCACGACGTCCAAGGACCTTGCCCATTATTTCGAAGCCTGCGTCGGGGCCTATCCTCAACCCAAAACGGTCAGCAACTGGATCATGACCGAGTTGCTCCGGGAATTGAAAAACAGCGGACGGGAGATCACCGACTGTCCGATCCTCCCGGATCGGCTGGCCGGGCTGCTCAAAATGATCGATGCCGGAACGATCAGCGGGAAGATCGCCAAGACGGTCTTCGAGGAAATGTATCGGACCGGCCGTCCGGCCGAGGCGATCGTCAAGGAAAAGGGGCTGGTACAGATCAGCGACGAGGGGGCCCTCGAGGCCTTGATCGATGAGGTCCTTCAAGCCCACCCGAACGAGCGGGACGCCTACCGCCAGGGCAAGAGCCAGCTCCTCGGTTTCTTTGTCGGGCAGGTGATGAAGCGGTCTCAGGGAAAGGCCAATCCCGGCAAGGTGAATGAACTGCTGAAGAAGAAACTGAGTGAGGACTGA
- the gatC gene encoding Asp-tRNA(Asn)/Glu-tRNA(Gln) amidotransferase subunit GatC, with translation MKLSKEEVEHVAKLARLAVSEEEKEAFSRQLSEILTYIGKLNELDTSKVEPTSHVLDLSNVLRDDVIRKSLAPEDVLANAPDRVNNFFRVPKIIEERE, from the coding sequence ATGAAACTCTCCAAAGAAGAAGTGGAACACGTGGCGAAGCTGGCGCGGCTGGCTGTCAGCGAGGAGGAGAAGGAGGCATTCAGCCGCCAGCTCTCCGAGATTCTCACGTACATCGGAAAGCTAAACGAGCTGGACACCTCGAAGGTGGAGCCTACGTCCCACGTGCTGGACCTGAGCAACGTGCTGCGGGACGATGTGATTCGGAAAAGCCTGGCTCCGGAGGACGTCCTGGCCAACGCGCCCGACCGTGTCAACAACTTTTTCCGCGTGCCCAAGATCATCGAAGAGAGGGAGTGA
- a CDS encoding septum formation initiator family protein yields the protein MARWNRSKQTVERHQKLRRHFFWGVGVLVGLYLLVPLIVGDMGLVKYFKMRNTYHQLQQEIQQLSEENQKIEKEIRALRSDPVKIEQFARERLGMVRPGEVVYQFEPADRPRKPPESSRP from the coding sequence ATGGCCCGCTGGAATCGCAGCAAACAAACGGTCGAGCGACATCAGAAACTTCGCCGCCATTTCTTTTGGGGAGTCGGAGTGCTGGTCGGGCTCTACCTGCTGGTCCCGTTGATCGTCGGTGATATGGGCCTGGTAAAATATTTCAAGATGCGCAATACCTATCATCAACTGCAGCAGGAAATCCAACAGCTGTCGGAAGAAAATCAAAAAATCGAAAAGGAAATCCGCGCGCTGCGTTCCGATCCGGTCAAGATCGAACAGTTTGCACGCGAGCGTTTGGGGATGGTGCGACCGGGCGAAGTGGTATATCAATTCGAGCCGGCCGACCGGCCGCGGAAACCGCCGGAATCGTCCCGGCCATGA
- the eno gene encoding phosphopyruvate hydratase produces MSEIVAVYAREILDSRGNPTVEADVILENGVAGRASVPSGASTGEHEAVELRDKDRQRYLGKGVLRAVQNVNEAIGPHLLGMEAREQAMIDRMMIELDGTKNKSQLGANAILAVSLAVAKAAAEETGLSLYRYLGGVEARELPVPLMNVINGGAHADNNLDFQEIMIVPVGAARFEEAVRMGAEIYHHLKSVLMKKGARSTVGDEGGFAPMLSHNEEALELVMKGIDEAGYRPGKDVFLAIDAAASQFYERGKYVLRTERKRTRSSEEMVAYYENLIDRFPIVSIEDGLAENDWKGWQGMTRQLGHRLQLVGDDIFVTNPEILQKGIDERVGNSVLIKLNQIGTLSETIQTIELAKRSGYATIISHRSGETEDTTIADLAVGCGAGQIKTGPVCRTDRVAKFNQLLRIAEELGETAVFRGSGSFRQTLPGR; encoded by the coding sequence ATGAGCGAGATTGTCGCGGTTTACGCGAGAGAGATCCTGGATTCGCGCGGTAATCCAACGGTCGAAGCGGATGTGATCCTGGAGAACGGGGTCGCCGGTCGCGCCTCCGTTCCCTCGGGCGCCTCCACGGGAGAGCATGAGGCCGTCGAGCTTCGCGACAAGGACAGGCAACGCTACCTGGGAAAGGGCGTCCTCAGAGCGGTCCAAAACGTGAATGAAGCGATCGGGCCCCACCTTCTTGGAATGGAGGCCCGGGAGCAGGCCATGATCGACCGGATGATGATCGAGCTGGACGGCACGAAGAATAAAAGCCAACTGGGGGCCAATGCGATCCTGGCCGTGTCGCTGGCCGTGGCCAAGGCGGCGGCCGAAGAGACCGGCCTTTCGCTTTACCGGTATCTGGGAGGGGTGGAGGCCAGGGAACTCCCCGTGCCATTGATGAACGTGATCAACGGCGGCGCCCACGCCGATAACAATCTCGACTTTCAGGAGATCATGATCGTGCCGGTAGGCGCGGCCCGTTTTGAAGAGGCAGTCCGAATGGGCGCCGAAATCTACCATCATCTGAAAAGCGTGCTGATGAAAAAGGGGGCCCGCAGCACGGTGGGCGACGAGGGCGGCTTTGCGCCGATGCTGAGCCACAACGAAGAAGCCCTGGAACTCGTCATGAAAGGCATCGACGAGGCGGGCTACCGGCCCGGGAAAGATGTCTTCCTGGCCATCGATGCCGCGGCCAGCCAGTTTTATGAGCGGGGGAAATACGTTCTCCGGACGGAACGCAAACGCACCCGGTCCTCGGAGGAGATGGTCGCGTACTACGAGAACCTGATCGACCGTTTTCCGATCGTTTCGATCGAGGACGGACTGGCCGAGAACGATTGGAAGGGATGGCAGGGAATGACCCGGCAATTGGGCCACCGCCTTCAGCTGGTCGGAGACGATATCTTCGTGACCAATCCGGAGATCCTCCAGAAGGGGATCGACGAACGGGTTGGCAACTCCGTTCTGATCAAGCTGAATCAGATCGGCACGCTTTCCGAGACGATCCAGACGATCGAGCTGGCCAAACGGTCCGGATACGCGACGATCATCTCGCATCGTTCCGGGGAAACGGAAGACACGACAATCGCCGACCTCGCGGTCGGATGCGGCGCGGGTCAGATTAAGACCGGTCCGGTCTGCCGGACGGATCGGGTGGCCAAATTTAATCAATTATTACGAATCGCCGAAGAATTGGGCGAAACGGCCGTGTTCCGCGGAAGCGGATCTTTCCGGCAGACCCTGCCGGGTCGCTGA
- the recO gene encoding DNA repair protein RecO, whose translation MSLLETEAVILNGLRLGEADKLVTLLTARKGKVKAVAKGARRPRSRFGAALEPFMHCHVILFEKKPTVLMRMNQADILMPFMKIREDLERIETASRMVRIVSALLPEGEANPKIFSLLLAGLGEVEKSGHLEWLLRVFEIRCLKHAGYQARLDRCLICDRGIDAKAVYFSPKNGGTLCGPCARTLAEPLEPVSAGTVSLLRLVGRMNWAGLSRLKASPKMLQEVKNVNDAHLRFILGKSVY comes from the coding sequence ATGTCATTATTAGAGACTGAGGCCGTTATTCTAAACGGTTTGCGGCTGGGAGAGGCGGACAAGCTCGTGACCCTCTTAACCGCAAGAAAGGGAAAGGTGAAGGCCGTTGCGAAGGGCGCGCGACGACCCCGCAGCCGTTTTGGCGCGGCGCTCGAGCCTTTCATGCATTGCCACGTGATCCTGTTCGAGAAAAAGCCGACGGTGTTGATGCGGATGAACCAGGCCGATATTTTGATGCCCTTTATGAAAATACGCGAAGACCTGGAGCGGATCGAGACGGCGTCGCGAATGGTCCGGATCGTCTCGGCCCTTCTCCCGGAAGGGGAAGCCAATCCCAAGATCTTCTCCTTGCTTCTTGCCGGGCTGGGCGAAGTGGAAAAGAGCGGTCACCTGGAATGGCTGCTTCGCGTGTTCGAGATCCGCTGCTTGAAGCACGCGGGGTACCAGGCCCGCCTGGACCGCTGTCTGATCTGCGACCGCGGGATCGACGCGAAGGCGGTTTATTTTTCGCCGAAGAACGGGGGCACTCTTTGCGGTCCCTGCGCGCGGACCCTCGCCGAACCTTTGGAACCCGTCTCCGCCGGGACGGTCTCGCTCCTGCGTCTCGTGGGCCGGATGAACTGGGCCGGGCTGTCCCGTCTGAAGGCGTCCCCCAAAATGCTGCAGGAAGTCAAGAACGTCAACGATGCCCATCTCCGTTTCATCCTCGGGAAATCGGTCTATTGA
- the era gene encoding GTPase Era gives MNPTAFHSGFVSIIGRPNVGKSTLLNQILQEKIAIVSDKPQTTRNRILGVKNLPHAQIVLLDTPGIHKPKYKLNHRMVSVALGTLEEVDLIFFMVEATDAASTGRIGPAIGSGDQYILERLKELETPVFLVVNKMDLIKKEKTIPLVEEYTRRFKFAEVVPISALSGDNVDRLMEIAADRLPEGEPFFPPEVVTDQPVRFIAIETIREKILHHTRQEIPYSVAVMIETFREEAKKPVHIRAVILVERDSQKGILIGKKGEMLKTVGTEARIELEALLGTKVFLELWVKVQKDWRQDETVLKEIGY, from the coding sequence ATGAACCCAACGGCGTTTCATTCCGGTTTTGTCTCGATCATCGGCCGTCCCAATGTCGGAAAGTCGACCCTCCTGAATCAAATCCTGCAGGAAAAGATCGCGATCGTTTCGGATAAACCCCAGACGACCCGAAACCGTATCCTGGGGGTCAAGAATCTCCCCCACGCGCAGATCGTCCTTCTGGATACTCCGGGGATCCACAAACCCAAGTACAAACTCAACCATCGAATGGTGAGTGTCGCGCTGGGGACTCTGGAAGAGGTCGATCTGATATTTTTCATGGTCGAAGCCACGGATGCGGCCTCGACCGGCCGGATCGGACCCGCCATCGGGAGCGGCGATCAGTACATTTTGGAGCGATTGAAGGAACTGGAAACCCCCGTCTTCCTCGTGGTGAACAAAATGGACCTGATCAAAAAAGAAAAAACGATCCCGCTGGTGGAGGAATACACCCGACGATTCAAGTTTGCCGAGGTGGTCCCGATCTCGGCCCTGTCCGGCGACAACGTGGATCGCCTGATGGAGATCGCCGCGGACCGCCTGCCTGAAGGCGAGCCGTTTTTTCCTCCCGAGGTCGTGACGGATCAACCGGTCCGTTTCATCGCCATCGAAACGATCCGGGAGAAGATCCTCCATCATACCCGGCAGGAAATTCCATATTCGGTGGCCGTCATGATTGAAACGTTCAGGGAGGAGGCGAAAAAACCGGTTCATATCCGTGCCGTGATCCTGGTGGAGCGGGATTCGCAAAAGGGGATCTTAATCGGAAAAAAGGGGGAAATGTTAAAGACGGTCGGGACCGAAGCCCGGATCGAGCTGGAGGCGTTGTTGGGAACGAAGGTATTCTTGGAGTTATGGGTGAAGGTCCAGAAAGATTGGCGGCAGGATGAAACCGTCCTGAAGGAAATAGGATACTAA
- the glmS gene encoding glutamine--fructose-6-phosphate transaminase (isomerizing), with translation MCGIIGYIGKNEAVPILIEGLRRLEYRGYDSAGIAYIQHGRIEVRRSVGKLANLEAALSGETPAGRIGIGHTRWATHGRPSEENAHPHRAGSLVLVHNGIIENYLPLKHQLQTEGRTFQSETDTEVIVHLIDRQMSHGKGFEEAVRSALKEVRGAYAICVLSEKEPDTLIAAREGCPLVAGVGDGQYFVASDIPAILNHTRDIILLDDGEMAVLTPKGISVKDSAGHPKEKRIEAVSWNPVMAERSGYKHFMLKEIHEQPQAVLDTFRGRVFLEENAVALPEIGLTPAEVDGLQKITLVACGTSWHAALIGKFLIEELARVPVDVDIGSEFRYRDPVLDRRSLLIAISQSGETADTLAAVKEAKAKGARVVSICNVVGSTMARESHGVLYTHAGPEIGVAATKTFTSQLAALYLLAFYLGASRKMLSPPRGNTLLQDLQHLPRLIEETLKQDQAISEMAKHFFKHRDFLYLGRGINYPVALEGALKLKELSYIHAEGYPAGEMKHGPIALIDENMPVVVLAPQDKVYEKVLSNVMEVKARGGIIVAVATEGNREIETKTDHVIRVPPAPLLLMPIVLSVPMQLLAYHIAVLRGCDVDQPRNLAKSVTVE, from the coding sequence ATGTGCGGAATCATCGGATACATCGGAAAAAATGAAGCGGTTCCCATCCTGATCGAAGGGCTCCGCCGTCTTGAATACCGGGGGTATGATTCGGCCGGCATCGCCTACATTCAACACGGCCGCATCGAGGTCCGTCGGTCGGTCGGAAAATTGGCAAATCTCGAAGCGGCGCTGTCCGGAGAAACGCCGGCGGGCCGCATCGGCATCGGGCATACCCGTTGGGCCACTCACGGACGGCCCTCGGAGGAGAACGCCCATCCCCATCGGGCCGGCTCCCTGGTCTTGGTTCACAACGGCATTATCGAGAACTATCTTCCGCTCAAACACCAACTGCAGACGGAGGGCCGAACCTTCCAGTCGGAAACGGATACCGAGGTGATCGTCCATCTTATCGACCGGCAGATGAGCCATGGAAAGGGGTTCGAGGAAGCCGTCCGTTCGGCCTTGAAGGAAGTTCGCGGCGCTTACGCCATCTGTGTCCTCTCCGAAAAAGAGCCCGATACCCTGATCGCGGCCCGGGAAGGCTGCCCCCTGGTGGCCGGTGTCGGGGACGGACAATATTTCGTGGCCTCGGATATACCGGCCATATTGAATCATACGCGGGATATTATCCTGCTGGATGATGGGGAGATGGCCGTCCTAACGCCCAAGGGGATCTCCGTAAAGGATTCGGCGGGCCATCCCAAAGAAAAACGGATCGAGGCCGTTTCGTGGAATCCGGTCATGGCCGAGCGGAGCGGTTACAAGCATTTTATGCTGAAGGAAATTCATGAACAACCGCAGGCCGTCCTGGATACGTTTCGAGGCCGCGTCTTTCTTGAGGAAAACGCGGTGGCCCTTCCCGAAATCGGCCTGACCCCGGCGGAAGTGGACGGCCTTCAAAAAATCACGCTCGTGGCCTGCGGAACCTCGTGGCATGCGGCCCTCATCGGCAAGTTCCTGATCGAAGAGCTGGCCCGCGTGCCGGTCGATGTGGACATCGGTTCGGAATTCCGTTACCGGGATCCGGTGCTGGACCGCCGGTCGCTGCTGATCGCGATTTCCCAGTCGGGGGAGACCGCCGACACCCTGGCGGCCGTCAAGGAAGCCAAGGCCAAGGGCGCGCGGGTGGTGTCGATCTGCAATGTGGTCGGGAGCACGATGGCCCGGGAATCCCACGGCGTGTTGTACACCCACGCGGGGCCCGAAATCGGCGTGGCGGCGACCAAAACCTTCACGTCCCAGTTGGCGGCCCTTTATCTTCTGGCCTTCTACCTCGGAGCCTCCCGAAAAATGTTGAGCCCCCCGCGCGGGAATACCCTTTTGCAAGACCTGCAGCATCTCCCCCGGTTGATCGAGGAGACATTGAAGCAAGATCAGGCGATCTCCGAAATGGCGAAGCATTTCTTCAAGCACCGGGATTTTCTGTATCTCGGTCGGGGGATCAATTATCCGGTCGCCTTGGAGGGCGCATTGAAGCTGAAAGAGCTGTCCTACATTCACGCGGAAGGGTACCCGGCGGGCGAGATGAAGCACGGCCCGATCGCCTTGATCGATGAGAACATGCCGGTCGTGGTCCTGGCGCCGCAGGACAAAGTGTATGAAAAAGTCCTGAGCAACGTGATGGAGGTCAAGGCCCGCGGGGGCATCATTGTCGCCGTGGCCACGGAGGGGAATCGGGAGATCGAAACAAAAACCGACCATGTGATCAGGGTCCCCCCCGCACCCCTCCTCCTGATGCCGATCGTTCTTTCGGTTCCGATGCAGTTGCTGGCCTATCATATCGCCGTGCTTCGCGGCTGCGACGTGGACCAACCCCGGAACCTCGCCAAGAGCGTGACGGTCGAGTAA
- the gatA gene encoding Asp-tRNA(Asn)/Glu-tRNA(Gln) amidotransferase subunit GatA has protein sequence MDLSRSTIHELHEQLKNHKTTSRELTRSVLQRIEAVESRIHAFATVTAEPALTQAEAADRWLQSGRPAHPLTGIPIALKDNLCTKGLRTTCASKILENFVPPYDATVVGRLKEFGAVFIGKTNMDEFAMGSSTENSALGLTVNPWDLNRIPGGSSGGSAAAVAADACIAALGSDTGGSIRQPAAMCGVVGLKPTYGRVSRYGLVAFASSLDQIGPLTKDVTDCAILLSAIGGHDPQDSTSADLPAEDYARTLSRDLSGLRIGIPKEYFIDGMEPEVLHAVKEAVRTMERLGAKKREVLLPHTDYAIATYYILATAEASSNLARYDGVKYGSRAKPTKDLLEMYMKTRQAGFGPEVKRRIMLGTYALSSGYYDAYYRKAQSVRTLIKSDFDEAFKQVDVLVTPTAPSAAFKIGEKTQDPLQMYLSDIFTISVNIAGIPAVSLPCGFTKAGLPIGLQIMGRPFAEETILKAAYAYEQATEWHKRRANL, from the coding sequence GTGGACCTTTCCCGATCGACGATCCATGAACTGCACGAACAATTGAAAAACCACAAGACCACCTCGCGGGAACTCACCCGCTCGGTTCTCCAGAGGATCGAGGCGGTGGAGTCGCGGATCCATGCCTTTGCCACCGTGACGGCCGAGCCGGCGCTGACCCAGGCCGAGGCCGCCGACCGGTGGCTTCAGTCCGGACGGCCGGCCCATCCGCTGACGGGTATTCCGATCGCCTTGAAAGACAACCTCTGCACAAAAGGCCTGCGGACCACCTGCGCTTCGAAGATCCTTGAAAACTTCGTCCCGCCCTACGACGCGACCGTGGTGGGACGGCTGAAAGAATTCGGCGCGGTGTTCATCGGCAAGACCAACATGGATGAATTCGCGATGGGCTCCTCCACCGAGAACTCGGCCCTGGGCCTGACGGTCAATCCGTGGGACTTGAACCGGATTCCGGGAGGATCCTCCGGCGGATCGGCGGCGGCCGTGGCGGCGGACGCCTGCATTGCGGCGCTGGGATCGGACACGGGCGGATCGATCCGGCAGCCGGCCGCGATGTGCGGCGTCGTCGGATTAAAGCCCACGTACGGACGGGTCTCGCGCTACGGCCTGGTGGCCTTCGCGTCCTCCCTGGACCAGATCGGGCCGCTGACGAAGGACGTGACGGACTGCGCCATCCTGCTGAGCGCCATCGGCGGTCATGACCCGCAGGATTCCACCTCGGCCGACCTTCCCGCGGAAGACTACGCCCGCACCCTGAGCCGGGACCTCTCCGGACTGCGGATCGGGATTCCGAAGGAGTATTTCATCGACGGGATGGAGCCGGAGGTGCTTCACGCAGTCAAGGAAGCCGTCCGGACGATGGAAAGACTCGGCGCGAAAAAGCGGGAGGTTCTCCTGCCGCACACGGACTATGCGATCGCCACCTATTATATTCTGGCGACGGCCGAGGCCAGCTCCAATCTCGCGCGCTACGACGGCGTGAAGTACGGATCCCGGGCCAAACCGACGAAGGACCTTCTCGAAATGTACATGAAGACCCGCCAGGCCGGCTTCGGCCCGGAGGTCAAGAGGCGCATCATGCTGGGAACCTATGCGCTCTCATCGGGCTACTACGACGCCTATTACCGAAAGGCCCAATCGGTCCGGACCTTGATCAAAAGCGATTTCGACGAGGCCTTCAAGCAGGTCGATGTCCTCGTAACGCCGACCGCGCCCTCCGCCGCCTTCAAGATCGGGGAGAAGACCCAGGACCCGCTCCAGATGTATCTGTCGGACATCTTCACGATCTCGGTGAACATCGCCGGGATTCCGGCGGTCTCGCTTCCCTGCGGCTTCACCAAGGCGGGCCTTCCGATCGGTCTGCAGATCATGGGCCGGCCCTTCGCCGAGGAGACGATCCTGAAAGCGGCCTATGCCTATGAACAGGCGACGGAATGGCATAAGAGAAGGGCCAACCTTTAA
- the lepA gene encoding translation elongation factor 4: MQTAIRNFSIIAHIDHGKSTLADRILEQTGAITQREQRDQILDDMDLERERGITIKAHAVRLEYRADDGHQYHLHLIDTPGHVDFTYEVSRSLAACEGVLLVVDATQGVEAQTIANAYLAMENNLVILPVINKIDLPSADVERVSKQIKDILGLDHVDVLLASAKEGIGIKEILEAIVKRIPPPRGDADKPLKALIFDSWFDNYQGAVVLTRVIDGRMGIGSKIRLMSTQKEFEVMELGFLTPKKKPVRELTTGEVGYLVAGFKKVSDTKIGETITDATRPTSEPFPGYKEIKPMVFCGLYAVDSDQFEDLRDALEKLRLNDASFTYEPETSLALGFGFRCGFLGLLHMEIIQERLEREYGLNLISTAPTVVYKVLTLRGEWLSIDNPAKLPDPSHIERFEEPFIRATILTREEYVGAMLGLCQEKRGLQIEMDYLDVDRVKLVYELPLNEIIMDFYDRLKSLSKGYASLDYEHIGFRESELVKVDILLNGENVDALSFIVHRDKAYPRARLIAEKLKEVIPRQMFEVAIQAAIGSKIIARETIGAMRKNVTAKCYGGDITRKRKLWEKQKEGKKRMKQVGRVEVPQEAFLALLKVKE; this comes from the coding sequence TTGCAAACGGCGATCCGAAATTTTTCCATTATCGCCCACATCGATCACGGGAAATCCACCTTAGCCGACCGGATTCTTGAACAGACCGGCGCCATCACCCAACGTGAACAACGCGACCAGATCCTGGATGATATGGATCTGGAACGGGAGCGCGGAATCACCATCAAGGCGCATGCGGTGCGGCTCGAGTACCGGGCCGACGACGGACATCAATACCACCTCCATCTGATCGACACACCGGGCCACGTGGACTTCACCTATGAGGTCTCCCGCAGCCTGGCCGCCTGCGAAGGCGTGTTGCTCGTGGTCGACGCCACTCAGGGGGTGGAGGCCCAGACGATCGCCAACGCCTATCTGGCCATGGAAAATAACCTCGTCATCCTTCCCGTCATCAACAAGATCGACCTCCCGAGTGCCGATGTCGAGCGCGTCTCCAAGCAGATCAAGGACATCCTCGGGCTGGACCATGTCGACGTGCTTCTGGCCAGCGCGAAGGAGGGGATCGGGATCAAGGAAATCCTTGAGGCGATCGTCAAACGCATTCCGCCCCCTCGGGGGGACGCGGACAAACCGCTCAAGGCCCTGATTTTCGATTCCTGGTTCGACAATTACCAGGGCGCGGTCGTCCTGACCCGCGTGATCGACGGCCGCATGGGGATCGGGTCGAAGATTCGTCTGATGTCCACACAAAAGGAATTTGAGGTCATGGAACTCGGCTTTCTGACCCCGAAAAAGAAACCGGTCCGGGAGTTGACCACCGGCGAGGTCGGCTACCTCGTCGCGGGATTCAAAAAGGTGAGCGATACCAAAATCGGGGAGACGATCACGGACGCGACCCGTCCCACGAGCGAGCCTTTTCCGGGCTACAAAGAAATCAAGCCGATGGTCTTCTGCGGACTGTACGCGGTCGACAGCGACCAATTCGAGGATTTGCGGGACGCGCTTGAAAAGTTGCGTTTGAATGATGCATCCTTTACCTACGAGCCCGAGACCTCCCTGGCCCTGGGGTTCGGTTTCCGCTGCGGTTTTCTCGGGCTTCTCCACATGGAGATCATTCAGGAACGCCTGGAGCGCGAGTACGGTCTGAACCTGATCAGCACCGCGCCGACCGTCGTCTACAAAGTCCTGACCCTGCGCGGCGAGTGGCTTTCGATCGACAATCCGGCGAAGCTTCCCGATCCGTCGCATATCGAGCGGTTCGAGGAACCGTTCATCCGGGCCACGATCCTTACGCGGGAGGAATACGTGGGGGCGATGCTGGGCCTCTGCCAGGAAAAGCGCGGCCTTCAGATCGAGATGGACTACCTCGATGTCGACCGCGTGAAGCTGGTCTACGAGCTCCCGCTCAACGAGATCATCATGGATTTCTACGACCGGCTGAAATCCCTGAGCAAGGGATACGCCTCGCTGGACTACGAGCACATCGGCTTCCGCGAATCGGAGCTGGTGAAGGTCGACATCCTGTTAAACGGGGAGAACGTGGACGCCCTGTCCTTCATCGTGCATCGCGACAAGGCCTATCCCCGGGCCCGACTGATCGCCGAAAAGTTAAAAGAGGTCATTCCCCGCCAGATGTTCGAGGTAGCGATCCAGGCCGCGATCGGCAGCAAGATCATCGCCCGCGAAACGATCGGGGCCATGCGGAAAAACGTCACCGCAAAATGTTACGGCG
- the panD gene encoding aspartate 1-decarboxylase — protein sequence MLRLMLRSKIHRATVTDANLDYEGSLTVDENLLEAAGILPYEQVMVSNINNGERFETYVIPSGQRGSGVICLNGPTARKGVIGDRVVIFCYEYYNDQELKTYKPTIIKVDEKNRLIKR from the coding sequence ATGCTGCGATTGATGTTGCGTTCAAAGATCCACCGGGCCACCGTGACGGACGCGAACCTGGATTACGAGGGAAGCCTGACGGTGGATGAAAATCTGCTGGAGGCGGCCGGGATCCTGCCCTACGAACAGGTGATGGTTTCCAATATCAACAACGGGGAACGTTTCGAGACCTACGTGATCCCCTCGGGCCAGCGCGGCAGCGGGGTAATTTGCCTCAACGGTCCGACGGCGCGAAAAGGGGTGATCGGGGACCGGGTCGTGATTTTCTGCTATGAGTACTATAACGACCAGGAATTGAAAACCTATAAACCGACCATCATCAAAGTCGACGAAAAAAACCGTCTCATCAAAAGGTAA